One uncultured Cohaesibacter sp. genomic window, GCTCGCATGGTTCGCTACCAGCAGATGAAGAAAATGGCTGGCACGCACAAGACCAAAACCCGTGCTGAAGTGACTGGCACCACCAAGAAATACCTTCGTCAGAAGGGTTCGGGCGGTGCTCGTCATGGCAACAAGAAAGTGCCGCAGTTCCGTGGTGGTGGTCGTGCTTTTGGTCCGGTTGTCCGTGACCATGGCATTGAGCTGCCTAAGAAAATTCGTGCGCTTGCGCTCAAGCATGCCCTGTCTACCAAACTCAAGAATGACAGCTTGATCATTCTCGATGATGTGAAGGCAGAAGCACCAAAGACCGCAGCCGTGAAGAAACAGTTCTCCGGTCTGGGCATCGCAAATGC contains:
- the rplD gene encoding 50S ribosomal protein L4, with product MELKVKTLDGKAAGSVDLSDAVFGLEPRADIMARMVRYQQMKKMAGTHKTKTRAEVTGTTKKYLRQKGSGGARHGNKKVPQFRGGGRAFGPVVRDHGIELPKKIRALALKHALSTKLKNDSLIILDDVKAEAPKTAAVKKQFSGLGIANALIISGKEVDENFAKAARNIVGIDVLPVQGINVLDVLRRDTLVLTKAAVDALEERFK